Proteins co-encoded in one Chitinophagales bacterium genomic window:
- the rplI gene encoding 50S ribosomal protein L9 — protein sequence MEIILLEDVEKLGYRFDTLTVKGGYGRNYLLPNKLAIVANRANKATIAERLRQIKMKEDRLLAKIEEVVAKINAATLKIGAKVGTTDKIFGSVTNLQLAEVIKKQTGVEIDRRKIIIPEEVKVLGTYTATIDFGQESKYDIEFEVVSE from the coding sequence ATGGAAATCATTTTATTAGAGGACGTAGAAAAATTGGGTTATCGTTTTGATACCTTGACGGTGAAAGGTGGTTATGGTAGAAATTATCTGCTTCCCAACAAATTGGCTATTGTTGCGAATCGTGCGAATAAAGCAACGATTGCTGAGCGACTTCGCCAAATCAAGATGAAAGAGGATAGATTGCTCGCCAAAATTGAAGAAGTTGTTGCCAAAATCAATGCAGCTACCTTAAAGATAGGTGCAAAAGTAGGTACAACGGATAAGATTTTTGGTAGTGTCACCAACCTTCAATTGGCAGAGGTCATCAAAAAACAAACTGGAGTGGAGATTGACCGCCGAAAAATCATTATCCCCGAAGAAGTGAAGGTCTTAGGAACTTACACCGCAACAATTGATTTTGGACAAGAATCGAAATACGATATTGAATTTGAAGTTGTATCTGAATAG
- the rpsR gene encoding 30S ribosomal protein S18: protein MASRKPRNANQEVRFLTSPKIGQSQKKYCRFKKSGIQYIDYKDPEFLKKFLNEQGKILPRRLTGNSLKFQRRVAQAVKRARHIAILPYVTDLMK, encoded by the coding sequence ATGGCATCTAGAAAACCAAGAAACGCAAATCAAGAAGTTCGATTTTTAACTTCTCCTAAAATTGGTCAAAGTCAAAAGAAATATTGTCGCTTCAAAAAAAGCGGGATTCAATACATTGATTACAAAGACCCTGAGTTTTTGAAGAAATTCTTGAACGAGCAAGGTAAAATTTTACCAAGACGATTGACAGGTAATTCCTTGAAATTCCAAAGAAGAGTGGCGCAAGCGGTCAAAAGAGCAAGACACATTGCTATCTTACCTTATGTAACCGACTTAATGAAGTAG
- the rpsF gene encoding 30S ribosomal protein S6, which yields MVRNYELVVVITPVLKDAEQKELANAYVELLTTYGAEIVEKDFWGLKQLAYPIKKKTTGVYMVVEYIADTEIVAKMELQLKRDERVLRFLTTRLDKYAKEYNEKKRQGLVGRNRKKRPDEKRSEDKKVENN from the coding sequence ATGGTCAGAAATTATGAATTGGTAGTCGTTATTACCCCCGTGCTGAAAGATGCAGAGCAAAAAGAGTTGGCAAACGCTTATGTAGAGTTGTTAACTACTTATGGTGCCGAAATCGTTGAGAAAGATTTTTGGGGTTTAAAACAATTGGCATACCCTATTAAGAAAAAAACGACTGGGGTATATATGGTTGTAGAGTACATAGCAGACACAGAAATCGTGGCTAAAATGGAATTACAACTCAAAAGAGATGAGCGTGTGCTTCGGTTTTTGACGACTCGATTGGATAAATATGCCAAAGAGTACAACGAAAAGAAACGTCAAGGATTGGTGGGACGCAACAGAAAGAAAAGACCTGATGAAAAAAGATCAGAGGACAAAAAAGTTGAAAACAATTAA
- a CDS encoding ABC transporter permease has translation MTLRDNIALALTSIKGNFLRTVLTFLIIAFGIMALVGILTAADGIKASLQSNFATMGANNFTIRKKGGGIHVGRRGRAAKKNYKDFELDQALDFKERYTYPAAISISNVVSYGSTLKYESEKTNPTIQLIGGDENYLTVSGYDIEVGRNFSEMDAGSGRSVVLLGNDVAKKLFKTTEKAVDEIVSVNNRKYKVVGVLAPKGSSSIFSSDNVAIIPLLNARAVYGSDSKSYAVTISVNDTYGLDAAVSEATGLMRTIRKLRFNEEDDFDISKSDMLSNMLVEQSSYVTAAATMIGFITLLGGAIGLMNIMLVSVTERTREIGISKAVGAKRSTILAQFLVEAITICQIGGLLGIVLGIAAGNGVSMLLGGPFIIPWKWIIGGLVLCVIVGLVSGIYPAMKASKVDPIESLRYE, from the coding sequence ATGACTCTACGTGACAATATAGCCTTAGCACTCACTTCCATCAAAGGAAATTTTCTCAGAACAGTCCTTACTTTTCTGATTATTGCCTTCGGAATCATGGCTTTAGTAGGCATACTCACCGCTGCTGACGGTATCAAAGCCTCTCTTCAATCCAATTTTGCAACAATGGGAGCCAACAACTTTACTATCCGCAAAAAAGGGGGCGGCATTCATGTGGGCAGAAGAGGAAGGGCGGCAAAAAAAAATTACAAAGATTTTGAACTCGATCAAGCTCTCGACTTCAAAGAACGCTACACCTACCCTGCTGCCATTTCCATCTCCAATGTGGTCAGCTATGGCAGTACGCTCAAATATGAATCTGAAAAAACAAACCCAACGATTCAATTGATTGGAGGGGACGAAAACTACCTAACAGTCAGTGGATATGACATTGAAGTAGGGCGCAATTTTTCGGAAATGGACGCAGGAAGCGGCAGAAGTGTTGTTTTGCTCGGAAACGATGTTGCCAAAAAATTGTTTAAAACAACAGAAAAGGCTGTGGATGAAATTGTGTCTGTAAACAACAGAAAATACAAGGTCGTAGGCGTATTGGCTCCAAAAGGTTCGAGCAGCATTTTTAGTAGCGACAATGTGGCAATTATACCACTGCTCAATGCAAGGGCAGTCTATGGATCAGATAGCAAAAGTTATGCAGTGACGATTTCGGTCAATGATACCTATGGTTTAGATGCAGCTGTTTCGGAAGCAACTGGATTGATGCGAACGATTCGCAAACTTCGCTTCAATGAAGAAGACGATTTTGACATTTCCAAAAGCGATATGCTATCAAATATGTTGGTCGAACAATCGAGTTATGTTACCGCTGCTGCAACCATGATAGGATTCATCACCTTATTGGGAGGTGCTATTGGATTGATGAACATCATGTTGGTTTCGGTCACAGAGCGTACCCGTGAAATTGGCATCAGCAAAGCCGTTGGCGCAAAACGCAGCACCATTCTTGCCCAGTTCCTCGTGGAAGCCATCACCATCTGCCAAATTGGTGGACTGTTGGGCATCGTTTTGGGCATTGCAGCAGGCAACGGAGTTTCGATGCTCTTAGGTGGACCGTTTATCATTCCGTGGAAATGGATCATTGGCGGGTTGGTACTCTGTGTAATTGTCGGTTTGGTATCGGGCATCTATCCTGCAATGAAAGCATCGAAAGTAGATCCGATTGAATCGTTGAGGTATGAGTGA